The sequence TGACGGGCTCGGTAACCTTGCCCGCCAATGTTGAAATGGTTATGCCGGGCGACAACGTGGAAGTGGAAGTCAAACTGATTGTTCCGATTGCCATGGAAAAGGGCGTCCGGTTTGCGATCCGGGAAGGCGGACGGACGGTGGGCGCCGGCCAGGTGACCGAAATTATCGCGTAAAAACAAACTCCGTTCCGTATAACTTCCGCCGCCGGGGCTAATGGAGAGCGGCAAAAAGGAGCGCCGCTCGCGGCCGGGTTTGTCCGGCGCAATTTTGCGTATGTCCGTCTCATTTCAGGCGGCATCGCAAGGCGTTTTGTCCGGGACGGAAAGACGGTGAACCTGATATCCTGATTCAATACTATGCCAAGAGAAATCATTACCCTGGCGTGCAGTGAATGCAAACGGCGCAATTATACGACGACCAAGGATAAGAAGCGGACGCCCGACAGGTTGGAGTTGAAAAAATATTGTCCTTTTGAGCGCAAGCATACCGTTCACCGTGAAATCCGTTGAAGAGCGAGGCGGCGGGGAAACATTTTGACATTGTATTTTGCGCCGGGCAAGCGGGACGGCATGCGCGTGTCCGATGTCTGAAGCAGGACGTCCGGCGTCCGGGTTGTGGAATAGGCCAGTAGCTCAATTGGCAGAGTACCGGTCTCCAAAACCGGGTGTTGTGGGTTCGAGTCCCCCCTGGCCTGCCCCGTGGACGCCGCCGAATGGCGGCGGCTTGTGATTGCGCGGCGGCCAATAGCGGTGGTGACCGGGAGGCGCGTATGGCGATGAATATTCCGGGAATATTTGACAAATTTGCAAGTTTTATCGGCGAAGTCGGCGTTGAACTCAGAAAATCGGCGTGGCCAACCCGGCAAGAGCTGGTTGAATCCACCGTGGTGGTCGTTGTCTCGGTTGTCATGCTGGCGGTTTTTGTCGGCATCTGCGACCTGATTCTTATGCGGCTGTTGAAACTGATCATTTGAACCCGACCGCAATTTCCAGGAAACGCACAATGGAAAAACAATGGTTTGTCATTCATACGTTGACCGGGAAGGAAAACAAAGTCAGGGAAAGCCTGTTGCGCCGGATCAAAATTGAGGAAATGGGCGATCTGGTCGGCGAGGTAACGATTCCTGCCGAAAAGGTTTCGGAGGTGAAAAAGGGCAAAAAAAGCACGCTGACGAGGATGTTTTATCCCGGTTACGTTCTGATTGAGATTGTCTTGTATGACGATAAAGGCAAGATCAATGAAAAATCCTGGTATTTCGTGAACGACACTCCCGGCGTTATCGGGTTTATCGGCGGCTCCCGCCCCGTTCCTCTGCAGTCGCGGGAAGTGGAATCAATTCTGTATCAGATTGAAGACAAGAAGGAAAAAGTCAAACCCAAGGTTGTTTTTGAGCCGGGCGAAACGGTGAAAATCACCGACGGCCCCTTCCTTAATTTCAACGGGATTGTTGAGGAAGTGGATCCGGACAAGGGCAAGTTAAAGGTCTTTGTTTCAATTTTCGGGCGCACCGCTCCGGTTGAACTGGAATACTGGCAGGTGGAACGGGTTTGATTAATTTTGAAGGGGCAGTGATTTTAAGAGTAGCCACAAAGAGGCGCAGAGTTTTTTTTGTGGCAAAAAAATAGTTTTAATGCATAGGAATTTCAATGTTGTCTATTTTTTGTAGGGGCTTCGCTCGTCGAAGCCCTCTGAAGGGGCGCGACAAGCACGCCCCCTACATGCGAAAAATAACAGTTGCCGCCTTTTGGCGGCTTAATTTAAGTTTAACATTTATTTTTGAGGTATAAAAAATGGCGAAGAAAGTAACGGCGGTCATCAAACTGCAGATTCCGGCCGGGCAGGCCAATCCGGCGCCGCCGGTCGGCCCCGCGCTCGGCCAGCAGGGCGTCAATATCATGGGCTTCTGCAAGGAATTCAATGCCGCCACCCAGGCCAAGGCCGGCATGATTCTGCCGGTGGTCATCACCGTCTATCAGGATAAAACTTTTTCGTTTGTGACGAAAAGCCCTCCGGCGGCAATTCTCATAAAACAGGCCGCCGGACTGGCCAAAGGCTCCGGTGTGCCCAACCGCGACAAGGTCGGCAAGATTACTTCGGCCCAGGTGATGGAAATCGTAAAAACAAAACTGCCGGACTTGAACACGGCCGACGCGAAACGCGCGGCCCGCCAGATTGAAGGCACGGCCCGCAGTATGGGCGTGGATGTGGTGGAAAAACTGGAGGAAGCGCAGAAGCCAGAAAGCAGCAGTCAGGCGAAAGTGGAAACAGAAAAAACAAAAACAGTAAGCGCGAAATCTTAAGTTCATGAAAGAGCACGGAAAAAAATACCGCAGTCTGAAAAGCAAGGTTGAGCAGAAACAGTACGCGCTGGGCGAGGCGATCGCGTTCATCAAGGAGAACCCGGCCGCAAAATTTGATGAAACCCTGGATATCGCCTTTCGGCTCGGACTTGATTTTAAGAAATCCGAGCTGACGGTGCGCGGCCTGGTGAGTTTGCCGCACGGCACCGGCAAAAGCGTGAAAGTGCTGGTTTTTGCGTCCGGATCAGCGGCCGAGGCCGCGCGCGCGGCCGGCGCCGACTTTGTCGGCTTTGAGGACATGATTGCGAAAATCCAGGGCGGGTGGCTGGATTTTGACGTGGCGGTCGCCACGGTGGACGCGATGAAGGATGTGCGCAAACTCGGCAAATTTCTTGGCCCGCGCGGGCTGATGCCGAACCCGAAGACCGGCACGATCACCGACGACGTGGCCGCGGCGGTGAAACAATGCAAGGCGGGGCGGGTTGAATTCCGCATGGACCGCCACGGCAACATCATGGTGCCTTTCGGCAAACGTTCCTTTGACGCGCAAAAGCTTGAGGAGAACGCCCGGGCGGTCGTTGGCGCGGTCGTGGCCGCGCGGCCTGCCGCCGCCAAGGGCATCTTCATAAAGCGCTGCGTGGTCAGTTCAACAATGGGCGTCGGCCTGCCCATACAGCCGCGCGAATTTTCCGCGGCGGAATAAGAAAGGTTTTTTTATGAGACCGGACAAAATCGCAATGGTGAATGAAATCCGCTCCTGGGTGACGGGGGCCTCGTATTTGATTTTAACCAACTACAAGGGGATGAAGGTCGGCCAGATCAAGGAGTTGCGCCTGCGCCTCGCAAAACAGAATTCCGCGTTTCACGTGGTCAAGAATAATTTTTTCATGAAAGCCGTTGCCGATATGCCGGGGATGAAGATGGCCGAACCGCCTGATATTCCCCTGGCCATTGTCTTCGGATCAGGCGACGGCATTTCCATCGCCAAGCTGATTGACGATTTTGCGCAGGAACATAAAGTGGCGGCGATCGCGGGCGGTTTTCTGGATGGCCGCCGGTTCTCGGCGGCGGAGTTCGCGCAATTGGTCAAGCTGCCTTCAAAACTTGAGCTGCTTGGCATGCTTGCCGGCGGATTGGCCGCGCCGGTCCGCGGCCTGGTGTCCGTTATGCGCCAGAAAATGGCCAGCGTGGTGTATGCCCTGCGGGCGGTTCAGGAGTTAAAGAGTAAATCCAGTAATAAATAGGAGATCAGTCATGGCAGATGAAGTTAAAACAGAAAACGTGCAAACACAGGCGAACGCTTCCGATGTTAAACTTGAAGGGAAGATGAAGGAATTCATTGACTGGGTTGAAACCATCAGCGTTCTTGAATTATCCCAGCTGGTGAAGGCGTTGGAACAGCGTTTTGGAGTGTCGGCCGCCGCGCCGATGATGGCGGTTGCCGGCGTTGCCGGCGGCGGAGCGGGCGGCAAAACCGAAGAGGCGAAAACCGAGTTTACCGTTGTGCTGGCGAGCGCGGGCGCGCAGAAAATACAGGTGATCAAGGAAGTCCGCGCGATTACCGGCCTGGGGCTGAAAGAATCAAAAGACCTTGTTGAAGGCGCGCCGAAGCCGGTTAAAGATGGGGTTTCCAAGGAGGACGCCGCCAAAATCAAGGAAAAACTGGAAGCCGTCGGCGCAAAGGTTGAGATTAAGTAATTTTCAGGGGTATTGCGCCGGATATGTTAAAAACCGCCGCAAATGCAGGGAAGATCGCTTCCCGCCGCGCGGCTGGATGTGGGTGTTTTTTTTAGAGTCAGCGCTTTTTGCGCGCGCCGCGGCGGAGACTGCCGTAAAAACGTTTCAGTTGCGCGCGGGCAACTTGAACCTGAAATGGAAAGGCGCGCGTTAGAGTTTGAAGCTCGGAAAAATTCGGCCGCTTGCGGCCGGCGGCCCGCAAGCCGTCCATGAACCTGCAGACGAGAATCTGACAACCTGGTGGTAGCGCAAAGGATATTCATATGGCGGAAACAATAGATTGCGGCAAACTTAAAAGCATCATAGAGCCTCCTGACCTGATTGAATTGCAAAAACGTTCATACTGCGATTTCTTCCAGATGGATGTGCCGGCCAGCCGGCGGAAGAACATCGGGTTGCAGGCGGTTTTCAAGGAGATTTTTCCCATTGAAAGCTACGACGGCGGCTGTGTGCTTGATTTTGTCAGTTACGAGTTCACGCCCACCAAGAAAACCCCGGATCAGTGCTTAAAGGACGGCGAAACTTACGCCGCGCCACTTCACGTCAAATTCAGGCTGAAAAACGGCGACGAAGTCTATGAGGAAGTCGTTTACATGGGCGAGATGCCGATCAGCACCGAAAGCGCGAGTTTCGTCATCAACGGCGCCGAACGCTGCATTGTCAGCCAGCTCCATCGCTCGCCGGGCATTTGTTTTGAACGGACCGTGCATTCAAACGGCTCGTCCATCTTTTCGTTCCGCCTGATTCCCGACCACGGCTCCTGGGTTGAAGTGCAGTTTGACGCCAGCCATATGATTTATATTTACCTGGACCGCCAGCACCGCCGCCGCAAGTTCCTGGCCGTCACTTTCCTGCGGGCGCTCGGTTACGGCGCCAACGACGAACTGCTCCGCCTTTATTACCGCTTTGAAAAGATCAACGTTTCCGGCGATTTTCCGGATGAAAAGCTCAAAAATCTCGTTTTGAAAGACGATGTGATAGACGTTAAATCCCAGACCATCATCGGCCGGCGTTACGATTACATCACGCGCGGCCTGCTCAAGCAGATGAAGGGCGCGGAATATGAGACGGTGGAGGTCGTTGACGTTTCCTGGGATGAGGGTTTGTTCCTGCGCAACGTGCAGAAAGATGAAACCAATTCGGAGGAGGAAGCCCTCAAGGAAATATTCATGAAGCTCAGGCCCGGCGACCCGCCGACCGTGAGCGGAGCCCGGCAGATGCTCAAAAACCTTTTCTTTGACGCGCGCCGTTTTGATCTGGGCCGGGTCGGCCGTTACAAGATCAATCAGAAGCTGAAACTGGACAAAAACAAGGAACTGCGGGCGATTGACAACGAGGACATGGTGGAGGCGCTCCGCTACCTGATCAATCTTTCCCGCGGCAACGGGGTTGTGGACGATATTGACCATCTCGGCAGCCGGCGTTTGAAGGTGGGCGGCGAGTTGCTGGAGAACCAGTGCCGCCTCGGGCTGGCGCGGGCGCAGAGAACCCTGCGCGAGAGAATCATGTATATTGACACCTCGGTTGAAAAACCGATGCCGCAAAGACTGATCAACCCGAAATCACTCTCCGCCTCGGTGCTGGACTTTTTTGCGCGCAGCCAGTTGAGCCAGTTCATGGACCAGACCAATCCCTTGTCGGAGTTGACCCACAAGCGGCGCATGAGCGCGCTCGGCCCCGGCGGTTTGAGCCGGGAAAGGGCCGGTTTTGAAGTGCGCGACGTTCACACGAGCCATTATGGCCGGATTTGTCCGATTGAGACGCCGGAGGGGCCGAACATCGGGTTGATTTCCTCGCTGGGCACTTATGCCCGCGTGAACGATTTCGGCTTTATTGAGACGCCCTATATAAAGGTCAAGGACGGCCGCGTAACCGGCGAGGTTGATTACCTGACGGCGGATCAGGAGGAAAATTTTGTCATTGCTCAGGCCAACGCGCCGACGGATGAAAAAGGGCGGCTGCGCGAGGAGGTTGTCTCGGTAAGGTACCGGGGCGAGTTCCTGGAAAAGAGCCGGGACAGCGTTCAATACATTGACACCTCGCCGAAGCAGATGGTCAGCGTGGCGGCCGGTTTGATTCCGTTCCTTGAGCATGACGACGCCAACCGCGCGCTGATGGGGTCAAACATGATGCGCCAGGCCGTGCCGCTCCTGCGCACGGAACGCGCCTTTGTCTCAACCGGCCTGGAAAAACGGGTCGCGCTGGATTCCCGGATTATGGTGACGGCTTCCGAGCCGGGCCGGGTCGCCTATGTTTCGGCGGTCAAAATCATCGTTACTCCCGACGGCAAGCTTCCCAAGAAAAATTCAAAACAATGGGAGGCCGCCCAGGTTTACGAACTGCGGAAATTCATGTGTTCCAATGCCGGCACGTGCATTAATCAGAAACCGATCGTGAAAGCGGGCCAGAAAGTAGTGAAGGGCATGGTCTTGGCCGACGGCCCTTGCACGGCGGAAGGCGAACTGGCCCTGGGACGCAACGTGCTCGTGGCGTTCATGCCGTGGGGCGGCTATAATTTTGAGGATGCGATCCTGGTCAGCGAGCGGCTGGTGCGCGAGGATTTTTTCACGTCGGTGCATATTGAGAAGTTTGAAATCAACGCGCGCGACACCAAGCTCGGTCCCGAGGAAATCACGCGGGATATTCCCAATGTCGCGGAAGAGGCCCTGCGCGATCTCGGGCCGGACGGCGTGATCCGCATCGGCGCCCGCGTGAAGCCGGGCGACATTCTGGTCGGGAAAGTAACCCCGAAAAGCGAAACCGAGCTGGCGCCAGAGGAAAGACTGCTCCGCGCCATTTTCGGAGAAAAGGCGGCCGACGTCCGGGATACCTCGCTGCGGGTTCCCAGCGGCACTTCGGGGATCGTGATGGAAGTGCGGGCTTCCGCCCAGGAAAATATGGACAGGGAAAAAATGAGCGCCAAGGCGCGGCGCCAGCAGGTCAAGCAGATTGAAGAGGAATACAAGCAGAAGAAACAGAACCTGCTGGAGGTGTTGACCGACGCGTTGAGCAACGTCCTTCTGGGTGAAAAAATACCGCTGGACGTGGTCAATGCCGAAACGGGGGAAATCATCATCCCCGCCAACCGGAAGATCACGAAGTTCCTGCTGCGCAAGCTTTCTTCCTGCTGGGAACATATTGAAGTGGACCCCAGCCCGATCCAGGTGCGGATTCAGGGGATCATCAACGAACATAAAAACCAGTTTGCCGAAATTGAAATGGAGCGCGAGAACGCGCTGCATCGCATTTCCAGCGGCGATGACGTAGAGGAAGGGATTGTCAAGCAGGTCAGGGTTTATGTCGCCAGCAAGAAACGCCTGGCGGTCGGGGACAAAATGGCCGGCCGGCATGGCAACAAGGGCGTGATTGCCCGGATTATGAAGGACGAGGATATGCCCTTTATGCCCGACGGCACGCCGGTGGATATGGTGCTTAACCCGCTGGGGGTGCCTTCGCGGATGAACGTCGGCCAGTTGTACGAAACCCAGCTGGGATGGGTCTGCGAGGAAATGGGCATTCATGTCGTTACCCCGATTTTTGACGGTATTGCCGAGAATGAGATTCAGAAAAAGCTTGGCGAAAACAAACTGCCCGCGAACGGCAAGACCGTTTTGCGGGACGGCCGCACCGGCGTGGAATTTGAACAGCCGGTTACGACGGGCGTGATTTACATGTTGAAACTGCATCACCTGGTAAGCGATAAAATTCACGCCAGGGCGGTAGGGCCTTATTCGCTGGTAACGCAGCAGCCGCTCGGCGGCAAAGCGCAGTATGGCGGCCAGCGTTTCGGCGAGATGGAAGTCTGGGCCATGGAGGCTTACTCGGCCGCTTACGCCCTGCAGGAGCTGTTGACCGTCAAGAGCGATGACGTGCACGGACGCACGCGCATTTACGAGGCGATCATCAAGGGTGAAAACATTGTGGAGCCGGGGGTGCCTGAGTCGTTCAATGTTCTGATCAAGGAATTGCAGAGCTTGTGCCTGGATATGCGTTTGTTGACTTCAGGAGAGGAGAAGCAGAAAATTTCCAAGGATTGATGTTCGGCCGCGAAGGCATGCGTTTCGGAAAGTTTTTTAAATTTATTTCTGTCTTTGTTTCATGGCGGAAACTTCAGAGGAGGCAAGGTGGAGACAACAGGTTTTCAAAAAAGCCCGGAAGAAGTAAAGCAGGTTGATTTTGACTCCGTGGGCATCGGGCTGGCGTCCCCGGAATCTATCCGTTCTTGGAGTTTCGGCGAGGTCAAGAATCCCGAGACCATCAACTACCGCACTTACAAGCCGGAACGCGGCGGACTTTTCTGTGAAAGAATTTTCGGCCCCCAGCGCGACTGGGAATGCAGCTGCGGAAAATACAAGCGCATCAAACATAAGGGTGTGGTCTGCGACCGTTGCGGCGTTGAGGTTACGGTTTCCAGGGTGCGGCGCGAGCGCATGGGCCACATAGAGCTGGCCGTGCCCGTGGCGCACATCTGGTTCAGCAAAAGCATGCCCAGCCGCATCGGCCTGATCATGGACCTTACCGCCCGCGCCCTGGAGCGTATTCTTTATTACGAGGATTATATCGTCATTGATCCCGGCAACACTCCCCTCAAGGAAAAACAGATTCTCATGCAGGAGGAATATCGCGAGGCCGTCGCCAAGTACGGCGATAATTTCACGGTCAAAATGGGCGCGGAAGCGATCCGCGATCTGATGAAGAAGCTTGACCTGAATGAGATAATGCGCAGCCTGGAAAATCAGATGGAACATTCGCGCAGCCAGCAGACCCGCAAGAAACTCGCGAAGCGGATGAAATTGATTGAGGGCTTGCGGGCCAATAACATGCGCCCGGAGTGGGTGATTATAGAAGTTTTGCCGGTAATCCCTCCGGACCTCCGTCCGCTCGTTCCGCTGGAGGGGGGGCGTTTCGCCACCTCCGACCTCAATGACCTTTACCGGCGGGTGATCAACCGCAACAACCGTCTGAAGAACCTGCTCATGCTGAAAACGCCGGAAGTGATCATCCGCAATGAAAAGCGCATGCTCCAGGAAGCGGTGGATGCCCTGCTGGATAACGGCCGCCACGGCCGTCCCGTGGTGGGAACCGGCAACCGTCCCCTCAAGTCGCTCAGCGATATGCTCAAGGGCAAGCAGGGGCGGTTTCGCCAGAATTTGCTCGGCAAGCGGGTTGACTATTCGGGGCGCTCCGTGATCGTGGTCGGCCCCGAACTGCAGTTGCGGCAATGCGGAATTCCCAAACGCATGGCGCTGGTTCTTTTTGAGCCGTTTATCATCCGCCGCCTGAAGGAAAAAGGCATTGTGCATACCGTGCGCAGCGCTAAAAAACTGATTGAAACCCAGAGCGACGTGGTCTGGGACGCCCTGGATGAAGTCATTAAAGGCAAGACGGTGATGCTGAACCGCGCCCCGACCCTGCACCGGCTCAGTATTCAGTCGTTTGAGCCGGTGCTCATTGAGGGCGATGCCATCCAGATTCATCCCCTGGTCTGCGCCGCCTTTAACGCCGACTTTGACGGCGACCAGATGGCGGTGCACGTTCCGCTCTCAACCGAGGCCCAGCTTGAGTCTTACCTGCTGATGATGTCAACGAACAACCTTTTTTCACCCTCCAGCGGCAAGCCGATCACCACTCCCACCCAGGATATCGCGCTGGGCATTTATTACATGACCCTCGGTCCGAATTTTTCCAAGGGCGAATCTTTCCCCGCGCAGAGCGGCGGCAAAGTCAATCATCTGCCGATCTTTGCCGATGCGGCCGACGTCCAATTCGCCTATGATCTCGGGAAGGTCAAGGTGCATACGCCCATCCGCCTGCGCAATCCCGATTACCTGAACAAGACCGTTTACGGAAAATCGGACCAGCGGGTCATCACCACCACGGTCGGCCGGGTGTTCTTTAACCGAATCTTTCCCCATATGATCGGTTTCATCAACGATACCGTGGTCAAAAAACTGCTCAACGCGATTATCGGGAAATGTTACCATCTGGCCGGGCGCGCGGAAACGGTCCGCCTCCTGGACGACCTCAAGAAAATCGGGTTTCACTACGCCACGCTGGCCGGCGTTTCCATCGGTCTTGACGACATGATCGCCCCGGAAAACAAGAAGCCGATCGTCGCCGAGGCGCGCCGCCAGGTCAAGGAAGTGGACAAGCAGTACGAGCGCGGAATCATAACCGAAGGCGAACGGTACAACAAGATCATTGACATCTGGACCAGAGCGACCGATGAAACCGCCGCCACGATGCTGGGCGAAATGCAGCGCATGCAGTTTACCGGCAACCCCAACCCGCTTTTCATGATGGTGGATTCCGGCGCGCGCGGCAGCCGGCAGCAGATCCGGCAGCTGGCGAGCATGCGCGGACTGATGGCCAAACCTTCCGGCGAGATTATTGAACGCCCGATCGTTTCAAACTTCCGGGAAGGATTGAGCGTGCATGAATATTTCATCAGCACCCACGGCGCCCGCAAGGGGCTGGCCGATACCGCCCTGAAAACGGCCGATGCCGGCTACCTGACCCGCAAGCTGGTGGACGTTTCCCAGGACGTGATCATTACCGAGCACGACTGCAACACCCTCAACGGCATCCGCGTTTCAGCCATTACCGGCGTGGTGGATATACCGATCAGCAAGCGGATCGTCGGCCGCACCGTTCTGGACGATATCCGCAATCCGCTGACAAACGAGCTGATCATCGCCGCCGGCCAGGATATCAGCGAGACGGAAGCCGAGCTGATTGAAAAATGCGACATTGATTCAATCAAAATCAGAAGCGTGCTGACCTGCGAGGCGAAGCGCGGCGTGTGCGCCAAATGTTACGGGCGCGATTTGACCACCGATCACCTGGTTGAACTTGGGACGGCGGTCGGCATTATCGCGGCCCAGTCCATCGGCGAGCCGGGCACCCAGCTGACCATGCGCACCTTCCATATCGGCGGCGCGGCCAGTTCCAAAGCGGGTCAGAACGAAATCAGGGCGAAAAACGAAGGCATTATCGGTTTTGAGGACGCGCGGATGGTCAAGGACGCGCAGGGCAATAACATCGTTCTCAACAAACACTGTTCGGCCGTTGTCCGCGCCCCGGACGGGCGCGAGCTTGAGCGCCATCTGCTGATGGTCGGGTCAATTATTTCCCTGAATGAAGGCGACAAGGTGGCCAGAGGCCAGGTGTTTGTGCGCTGGGAACCGCACAGCGTTCCGATCATTGCCGAACACGGCGGAGTTGTCCAGTTCCGCGATTTTGTTGAAAACGTTTCCATGAAGGTGGAAGTTGACGAAATCACCGGTTTCAAGCGCATCCTGATCCTTGATTACCACGAAGAGCTCCATCCGCAGATACTGGTCAAGGATCAGAAAACACATGCGGCTCTGGCAACATACAGCATACCCGCCGGCGCGTATGTTTTTGTCGCCAACGGCGGCATAGTCACGCCCGGCACTGTTTTGGCCAAAACCCCGCGCAAGGAAGCCAAAACAAAGGATATTACCGGCGGGTTGCCGCGGGTCGCCGAATTGTTTGAGGCGCGCCATCCGAAAGACGCCGCGGAAATATCAAAAATCGCCGGTATCGTGGAGTTCGGCGGCATTCAGAAGGGCTCCAGAAAAATCATCGTCAAGGATATCGCAACCGGCTCCGCGGAGGAACATATTATTCCGCTCGGCAAACATATCATCGTGTTCAGCGGCGATCATGTGGAAAAAGGCGAGCCTTTGACCGAGGGGCCGATTGTGCCGCAGGAAATCCTTGAAGTCTGCGGGCCGCAGGAACTGCAGGAATATCTGGTGAACGAAATCCAGGAGGTCTACCG comes from Kiritimatiellia bacterium and encodes:
- the rpmG gene encoding 50S ribosomal protein L33; amino-acid sequence: MPREIITLACSECKRRNYTTTKDKKRTPDRLELKKYCPFERKHTVHREIR
- the secE gene encoding preprotein translocase subunit SecE, with the protein product MAMNIPGIFDKFASFIGEVGVELRKSAWPTRQELVESTVVVVVSVVMLAVFVGICDLILMRLLKLII
- the nusG gene encoding transcription termination/antitermination protein NusG; translated protein: MEKQWFVIHTLTGKENKVRESLLRRIKIEEMGDLVGEVTIPAEKVSEVKKGKKSTLTRMFYPGYVLIEIVLYDDKGKINEKSWYFVNDTPGVIGFIGGSRPVPLQSREVESILYQIEDKKEKVKPKVVFEPGETVKITDGPFLNFNGIVEEVDPDKGKLKVFVSIFGRTAPVELEYWQVERV
- the rplA gene encoding 50S ribosomal protein L1; this translates as MKEHGKKYRSLKSKVEQKQYALGEAIAFIKENPAAKFDETLDIAFRLGLDFKKSELTVRGLVSLPHGTGKSVKVLVFASGSAAEAARAAGADFVGFEDMIAKIQGGWLDFDVAVATVDAMKDVRKLGKFLGPRGLMPNPKTGTITDDVAAAVKQCKAGRVEFRMDRHGNIMVPFGKRSFDAQKLEENARAVVGAVVAARPAAAKGIFIKRCVVSSTMGVGLPIQPREFSAAE
- the rplJ gene encoding 50S ribosomal protein L10, with the protein product MRPDKIAMVNEIRSWVTGASYLILTNYKGMKVGQIKELRLRLAKQNSAFHVVKNNFFMKAVADMPGMKMAEPPDIPLAIVFGSGDGISIAKLIDDFAQEHKVAAIAGGFLDGRRFSAAEFAQLVKLPSKLELLGMLAGGLAAPVRGLVSVMRQKMASVVYALRAVQELKSKSSNK
- the rplL gene encoding 50S ribosomal protein L7/L12 produces the protein MKEFIDWVETISVLELSQLVKALEQRFGVSAAAPMMAVAGVAGGGAGGKTEEAKTEFTVVLASAGAQKIQVIKEVRAITGLGLKESKDLVEGAPKPVKDGVSKEDAAKIKEKLEAVGAKVEIK
- the rpoB gene encoding DNA-directed RNA polymerase subunit beta, with the protein product MAETIDCGKLKSIIEPPDLIELQKRSYCDFFQMDVPASRRKNIGLQAVFKEIFPIESYDGGCVLDFVSYEFTPTKKTPDQCLKDGETYAAPLHVKFRLKNGDEVYEEVVYMGEMPISTESASFVINGAERCIVSQLHRSPGICFERTVHSNGSSIFSFRLIPDHGSWVEVQFDASHMIYIYLDRQHRRRKFLAVTFLRALGYGANDELLRLYYRFEKINVSGDFPDEKLKNLVLKDDVIDVKSQTIIGRRYDYITRGLLKQMKGAEYETVEVVDVSWDEGLFLRNVQKDETNSEEEALKEIFMKLRPGDPPTVSGARQMLKNLFFDARRFDLGRVGRYKINQKLKLDKNKELRAIDNEDMVEALRYLINLSRGNGVVDDIDHLGSRRLKVGGELLENQCRLGLARAQRTLRERIMYIDTSVEKPMPQRLINPKSLSASVLDFFARSQLSQFMDQTNPLSELTHKRRMSALGPGGLSRERAGFEVRDVHTSHYGRICPIETPEGPNIGLISSLGTYARVNDFGFIETPYIKVKDGRVTGEVDYLTADQEENFVIAQANAPTDEKGRLREEVVSVRYRGEFLEKSRDSVQYIDTSPKQMVSVAAGLIPFLEHDDANRALMGSNMMRQAVPLLRTERAFVSTGLEKRVALDSRIMVTASEPGRVAYVSAVKIIVTPDGKLPKKNSKQWEAAQVYELRKFMCSNAGTCINQKPIVKAGQKVVKGMVLADGPCTAEGELALGRNVLVAFMPWGGYNFEDAILVSERLVREDFFTSVHIEKFEINARDTKLGPEEITRDIPNVAEEALRDLGPDGVIRIGARVKPGDILVGKVTPKSETELAPEERLLRAIFGEKAADVRDTSLRVPSGTSGIVMEVRASAQENMDREKMSAKARRQQVKQIEEEYKQKKQNLLEVLTDALSNVLLGEKIPLDVVNAETGEIIIPANRKITKFLLRKLSSCWEHIEVDPSPIQVRIQGIINEHKNQFAEIEMERENALHRISSGDDVEEGIVKQVRVYVASKKRLAVGDKMAGRHGNKGVIARIMKDEDMPFMPDGTPVDMVLNPLGVPSRMNVGQLYETQLGWVCEEMGIHVVTPIFDGIAENEIQKKLGENKLPANGKTVLRDGRTGVEFEQPVTTGVIYMLKLHHLVSDKIHARAVGPYSLVTQQPLGGKAQYGGQRFGEMEVWAMEAYSAAYALQELLTVKSDDVHGRTRIYEAIIKGENIVEPGVPESFNVLIKELQSLCLDMRLLTSGEEKQKISKD
- the rpoC gene encoding DNA-directed RNA polymerase subunit beta', with amino-acid sequence METTGFQKSPEEVKQVDFDSVGIGLASPESIRSWSFGEVKNPETINYRTYKPERGGLFCERIFGPQRDWECSCGKYKRIKHKGVVCDRCGVEVTVSRVRRERMGHIELAVPVAHIWFSKSMPSRIGLIMDLTARALERILYYEDYIVIDPGNTPLKEKQILMQEEYREAVAKYGDNFTVKMGAEAIRDLMKKLDLNEIMRSLENQMEHSRSQQTRKKLAKRMKLIEGLRANNMRPEWVIIEVLPVIPPDLRPLVPLEGGRFATSDLNDLYRRVINRNNRLKNLLMLKTPEVIIRNEKRMLQEAVDALLDNGRHGRPVVGTGNRPLKSLSDMLKGKQGRFRQNLLGKRVDYSGRSVIVVGPELQLRQCGIPKRMALVLFEPFIIRRLKEKGIVHTVRSAKKLIETQSDVVWDALDEVIKGKTVMLNRAPTLHRLSIQSFEPVLIEGDAIQIHPLVCAAFNADFDGDQMAVHVPLSTEAQLESYLLMMSTNNLFSPSSGKPITTPTQDIALGIYYMTLGPNFSKGESFPAQSGGKVNHLPIFADAADVQFAYDLGKVKVHTPIRLRNPDYLNKTVYGKSDQRVITTTVGRVFFNRIFPHMIGFINDTVVKKLLNAIIGKCYHLAGRAETVRLLDDLKKIGFHYATLAGVSIGLDDMIAPENKKPIVAEARRQVKEVDKQYERGIITEGERYNKIIDIWTRATDETAATMLGEMQRMQFTGNPNPLFMMVDSGARGSRQQIRQLASMRGLMAKPSGEIIERPIVSNFREGLSVHEYFISTHGARKGLADTALKTADAGYLTRKLVDVSQDVIITEHDCNTLNGIRVSAITGVVDIPISKRIVGRTVLDDIRNPLTNELIIAAGQDISETEAELIEKCDIDSIKIRSVLTCEAKRGVCAKCYGRDLTTDHLVELGTAVGIIAAQSIGEPGTQLTMRTFHIGGAASSKAGQNEIRAKNEGIIGFEDARMVKDAQGNNIVLNKHCSAVVRAPDGRELERHLLMVGSIISLNEGDKVARGQVFVRWEPHSVPIIAEHGGVVQFRDFVENVSMKVEVDEITGFKRILILDYHEELHPQILVKDQKTHAALATYSIPAGAYVFVANGGIVTPGTVLAKTPRKEAKTKDITGGLPRVAELFEARHPKDAAEISKIAGIVEFGGIQKGSRKIIVKDIATGSAEEHIIPLGKHIIVFSGDHVEKGEPLTEGPIVPQEILEVCGPQELQEYLVNEIQEVYRLQGVEINDKHIEVIVRQMLKKVRITNCGDTEFLWNELVDKKHFHEVNRQAMLEGKHPAEAAPAILGVTKASIETESFISAASFQDTTRVLTTAATLGKIDKLYGFKENVIMGHLIPAGVGFPSNRKIKLIAIGKTDAPETTAEDKDEK